One Microbacterium marinum genomic window carries:
- the metG gene encoding methionine--tRNA ligase: protein MTSGGSFYITTPIYYPSDLPHIGHGYTSVAVDTLARWHRQAGDDTWMLTGTDEHGQKMLRAATANGVTPQEWVDKLVEESWFPLLETLEVANDDFIRTTQARHEERVQKFVQALYDSGYIYAGEYEALYCVGCEEFKPEAEIVDGTGPFEGLKVCAIHSKPLELLQEKNYFFKLSDFQERLLELYKTQPDFVRPDSARNEVVSFVKSGLKDLSISRSAFDWGIRVPWDDSHVIYVWVDALLNYATAVGYGTDPEQFDRRWPAYHVVGKDILRFHAVIWPAMLMAAGLEVPRGIFAHGWLLVGGEKMSKSKLTGIAPTEITDVFGADAYRFYFLSAIAFGQDGSFSWEDLSARYQAELANGFGNLASRTVAMIERYFDGILPVSGDAAENDLRVQKTVSDAAAAADQAMTAFRPDLAIDAIWTIVDDLNGYITENEPWALAKDDAQRDRLSTVLYTAAEGLRALAVLLSPVMPVATRRLWEALGGPDSLGELTQQPLRDAGTWGQLPAGTRVTTLTPLFPRVEQTA, encoded by the coding sequence GTGACTTCCGGCGGCTCCTTCTACATCACCACCCCGATCTACTACCCCAGCGATCTGCCCCACATTGGGCACGGGTACACCTCGGTGGCGGTCGACACGCTCGCGCGGTGGCACCGGCAAGCCGGCGACGACACCTGGATGCTCACCGGCACCGACGAGCACGGGCAGAAGATGCTCCGCGCCGCGACCGCGAACGGCGTCACCCCTCAGGAATGGGTCGACAAGCTCGTCGAAGAATCCTGGTTCCCGCTCCTGGAAACCCTCGAAGTCGCCAACGACGACTTCATCCGCACCACCCAGGCACGCCACGAGGAGCGCGTCCAGAAGTTCGTGCAGGCGCTCTACGACAGCGGCTACATCTACGCCGGCGAATACGAAGCCCTCTACTGCGTGGGCTGCGAAGAGTTCAAACCCGAAGCCGAGATCGTCGACGGCACCGGCCCCTTCGAAGGCCTCAAGGTCTGCGCCATCCACTCCAAGCCCCTCGAACTGCTGCAGGAGAAGAACTACTTCTTCAAGCTCAGCGACTTCCAGGAGCGCCTCCTCGAGCTCTACAAGACCCAGCCCGACTTCGTCCGCCCAGACTCCGCGCGCAACGAGGTCGTCTCTTTCGTCAAGAGCGGTCTGAAGGACCTCTCCATCTCGCGGTCGGCCTTCGACTGGGGCATCCGCGTGCCGTGGGACGACTCGCACGTCATCTACGTGTGGGTCGACGCCCTCCTCAACTACGCCACCGCCGTCGGATACGGCACCGACCCCGAACAGTTCGACCGCCGCTGGCCCGCCTACCACGTCGTGGGCAAGGACATCCTCCGCTTCCACGCCGTCATCTGGCCCGCCATGCTCATGGCCGCCGGCCTCGAGGTGCCGCGCGGGATCTTCGCCCACGGCTGGCTGCTCGTCGGCGGCGAGAAGATGTCGAAGTCGAAGCTCACCGGCATCGCCCCCACCGAGATCACCGACGTGTTCGGCGCCGACGCCTACCGGTTCTACTTCCTGTCGGCGATCGCCTTCGGCCAGGACGGCTCGTTCTCGTGGGAGGACCTGTCCGCCCGCTACCAGGCCGAGCTCGCCAACGGCTTCGGCAACCTCGCCTCGCGCACCGTCGCCATGATCGAGCGCTACTTCGACGGCATCCTGCCCGTCAGCGGCGACGCCGCCGAGAACGACCTGCGGGTGCAGAAGACGGTGTCGGATGCCGCAGCCGCAGCAGACCAGGCCATGACCGCGTTCCGCCCCGACCTCGCGATCGACGCGATCTGGACGATCGTCGACGACCTCAACGGCTACATCACCGAGAACGAGCCCTGGGCGCTCGCGAAGGACGACGCGCAGCGCGACCGCCTGTCGACGGTCCTGTACACCGCTGCGGAAGGCCTCCGCGCTCTCGCCGTGCTGCTCTCCCCGGTCATGCCGGTCGCCACGCGCCGGCTGTGGGAAGCGCTCGGCGGCCCGGACTCCCTCGGCGAGCTCACCCAGCAGCCGCTGCGCGACGCGGGCACCTGGGGCCAGCTGCCGGCAGGAACGCGCGTGACGACGCTCACGCCGCTGTTCCCGCGCGTCGAGCAGACCGCATGA
- a CDS encoding TatD family hydrolase: MTTDAADPSGYVRQREQSARDVRWPDAPEPLAVAVYDNHAHLEIEDGDEPRSLDEQLSRAADVGVVGVVQAGGDIESSRWSAWAAASHPSVLAAVAIHPNEAPAYKSAGRLDEAIAVIDELAAQPRVRAVGETGLDFFRTEEDGLPAQFESFEAHIDIAKRHDLAMQIHDRDAHDAVLETLERVGAPERTVFHCFSGDADMARYSAERGYWLSFAGNVTFKNAQNLRDALAVTPRERILVETDAPFLTPTPHRGRPNAPYLIPVTVRFMAAELGVDVDEFCAQLAQNTLEVYGSFSD; encoded by the coding sequence ATGACCACCGACGCCGCCGACCCGAGCGGCTACGTGCGTCAGCGCGAGCAGTCGGCGCGCGACGTCCGCTGGCCCGACGCGCCTGAGCCGCTCGCCGTCGCGGTCTACGACAACCACGCGCACCTCGAGATCGAAGACGGCGACGAACCGCGGTCGCTCGACGAGCAACTGTCCCGCGCGGCCGACGTCGGCGTCGTCGGCGTCGTGCAAGCCGGCGGCGACATCGAGTCCTCCCGCTGGTCCGCCTGGGCTGCGGCATCCCACCCGTCGGTGCTCGCGGCGGTCGCCATCCACCCCAACGAAGCTCCCGCCTACAAGTCAGCCGGACGGCTCGACGAGGCGATCGCGGTCATCGACGAACTCGCCGCGCAGCCGCGGGTGCGTGCGGTGGGGGAGACCGGCCTCGACTTCTTCCGCACGGAGGAGGACGGGCTGCCGGCCCAGTTCGAGAGCTTCGAGGCGCACATCGACATCGCCAAGCGTCACGACCTCGCCATGCAGATCCACGATCGCGACGCGCACGACGCGGTCCTCGAGACCCTCGAACGCGTCGGCGCGCCCGAGCGGACCGTCTTCCACTGCTTCTCGGGCGACGCGGACATGGCGCGGTACAGCGCCGAACGCGGCTACTGGCTCAGCTTCGCCGGCAACGTCACCTTCAAGAACGCGCAGAACCTCCGGGATGCCCTCGCCGTCACGCCGCGCGAGCGCATCCTCGTCGAGACCGACGCGCCGTTCCTCACGCCGACGCCCCACCGCGGGCGGCCCAACGCGCCGTACCTGATCCCGGTCACCGTGCGGTTCATGGCCGCCGAGCTCGGCGTGGACGTCGACGAGTTCTGCGCGCAGCTCGCGCAGAACACCCTCGAGGTCTACGGGTCGTTCAGCGACTGA
- a CDS encoding LacI family DNA-binding transcriptional regulator — MSPSVTLKDIARAAGVSTAAISQALNDRGSMRPETRERIKAIAADLGYVPNRHAAALRSGRTMTVGFVMADDDEPDRRWEWERTRKLTSLVRASAEHGFTVTVLPESNPDLIAGTTLDALYVPDARGSQALLRAAIARGIPIVADDQYVDGSRGLSIRTGFDAAVRAGLDELERAGAQRIVFLTESGGRPRDDIGRAAYEIWSSVRGREPMVRTVDAARRTLPRVLTEALAAGADAVFAGAEDGPDVYLQLEEMRLIIPRDVQLVALCSSDCAVNRRLGVTHVCIRPDLAAEAMFATLPAALLDDGPRVVDLPWELVPGSTTRPPVGALASPTAALAGSVPTAPAGSMPAAPSVSR; from the coding sequence ATGAGCCCGAGCGTCACGCTGAAGGACATCGCCCGCGCCGCAGGCGTGTCGACGGCGGCCATCAGCCAGGCGCTCAACGACCGCGGCAGCATGCGTCCCGAGACGCGGGAGCGCATCAAGGCGATCGCCGCCGATCTCGGCTACGTGCCCAACCGTCACGCGGCGGCGCTGCGGAGCGGACGGACGATGACGGTCGGCTTCGTGATGGCCGACGACGATGAGCCCGACCGCCGCTGGGAGTGGGAGCGCACCCGCAAGCTCACCTCGCTCGTGCGGGCGTCTGCCGAGCACGGCTTCACCGTGACCGTGCTCCCCGAGTCCAACCCCGACCTCATCGCCGGCACCACGCTCGACGCACTGTACGTGCCCGATGCCCGCGGCAGTCAGGCGCTGCTGCGCGCGGCGATCGCACGCGGCATCCCGATCGTGGCGGACGACCAGTATGTCGACGGGTCGCGCGGGCTCAGCATCCGCACCGGCTTCGACGCCGCCGTGCGGGCGGGGCTCGACGAGCTCGAGCGTGCGGGCGCGCAACGCATCGTGTTCCTGACCGAGTCGGGCGGTCGACCGCGCGACGACATCGGCCGGGCCGCCTACGAGATCTGGAGCTCGGTCCGTGGTCGTGAGCCGATGGTGCGAACGGTGGATGCCGCCCGCCGCACCCTTCCGCGCGTGCTCACGGAGGCCCTCGCGGCCGGCGCCGACGCGGTGTTCGCCGGCGCGGAGGACGGGCCGGATGTGTACCTCCAGCTCGAGGAGATGCGGCTCATCATCCCGCGCGACGTGCAGCTCGTGGCGCTGTGCTCGAGCGACTGCGCGGTGAACCGCCGCCTCGGCGTCACCCACGTCTGCATCCGTCCGGACCTCGCCGCGGAGGCGATGTTCGCGACGCTTCCGGCGGCGCTCCTCGACGACGGGCCACGCGTCGTGGACCTGCCGTGGGAGCTCGTCCCGGGGTCCACGACCCGTCCTCCCGTGGGCGCGCTAGCGTCTCCGACGGCGGCGCTGGCGGGCTCGGTGCCGACGGCGCCGGCGGGTTCGATGCCGGCGGCGCCCTCGGTCAGTCGCTGA
- a CDS encoding glutamyl-tRNA reductase, whose amino-acid sequence MLVCLTAHQRSTPFDSLERLSTVGDDLAGQLSTVHDSVRGAVVLATCNRFEAYFDLADDPDHGSPVPAMDAAMEAIADAAQLPYRALRENVDFAHGNQVAHHLFSVASGLDSVAVGEDEIAGQVRRALESAREHGLTTAPLEHLFQRATETSRTVKNTTRLGESGRSLVRLAVDLVSPRIDDWARARVLLVGTGRYAAAALAALRAVGAQDIRVHSRSGRQKFAHREHLVHVSVDDYAAEAAAADVVVTCTATTDTFALEAGAHAAARAGSTAPQVVIDLGLPRNVDPGVALLPGIDLLDLETIRLHAPVDEAVTVGQAREIVQAAAQRHAAARRVHEVAPSVVDLRHFVQGILDEELTRARRRGDSPEVETALRHFSGVMMHQLIARGHTLASNGFGASWADAVRTVLPESAEPGSGDEGEQA is encoded by the coding sequence GTGCTCGTCTGTCTGACCGCTCATCAGCGTTCCACGCCGTTCGATTCTCTCGAGCGGCTGTCGACGGTCGGCGACGACCTCGCAGGCCAGCTCTCGACCGTGCACGATTCCGTGCGCGGTGCGGTCGTCCTCGCCACCTGCAATCGCTTCGAGGCGTACTTCGACCTCGCCGACGACCCCGACCACGGCTCCCCCGTTCCCGCGATGGATGCCGCGATGGAGGCGATCGCGGACGCCGCCCAGCTCCCGTATCGGGCGCTCCGGGAGAACGTCGACTTCGCGCACGGCAACCAGGTCGCCCATCACCTCTTCTCCGTGGCATCCGGTCTCGATTCGGTCGCCGTCGGCGAGGACGAGATCGCCGGGCAGGTCCGTCGCGCCCTCGAGTCCGCGCGGGAGCACGGCCTGACCACGGCGCCACTGGAGCACCTCTTCCAGCGTGCAACGGAGACCTCGCGCACGGTCAAGAACACCACGCGGCTCGGCGAGTCCGGGCGTTCGCTCGTCCGCCTCGCCGTGGACCTCGTCTCCCCGCGCATCGACGACTGGGCCCGCGCCCGCGTGCTCCTTGTGGGCACCGGACGCTACGCGGCCGCAGCTCTCGCCGCCCTCCGCGCCGTCGGCGCGCAGGACATCCGCGTGCACTCCCGCTCGGGACGCCAGAAGTTCGCGCACCGCGAGCATCTCGTCCACGTGAGCGTCGACGACTACGCGGCCGAGGCCGCGGCCGCCGACGTCGTCGTCACCTGCACCGCGACCACCGACACCTTCGCCCTCGAAGCGGGTGCGCACGCGGCGGCCCGGGCCGGGAGCACGGCTCCGCAGGTCGTGATCGACCTCGGCCTGCCGCGCAACGTCGATCCCGGGGTGGCACTCCTGCCGGGCATCGACCTCCTCGACCTCGAGACCATCCGCCTGCACGCCCCGGTCGACGAGGCCGTCACCGTCGGGCAGGCCCGCGAGATCGTGCAGGCCGCCGCGCAGCGTCACGCCGCCGCCCGTCGGGTGCACGAGGTCGCGCCGTCGGTCGTGGACCTCCGCCACTTCGTGCAGGGAATCCTCGACGAGGAGCTCACCCGGGCGCGCCGCCGCGGCGACTCCCCCGAGGTCGAGACGGCGCTCCGTCACTTCTCGGGCGTCATGATGCACCAGCTGATCGCGCGGGGACACACCCTCGCGTCGAACGGCTTCGGAGCGTCGTGGGCCGATGCCGTGCGCACGGTGCTGCCGGAGAGCGCCGAGCCGGGGTCCGGGGACGAGGGCGAGCAGGCATGA
- the hemE gene encoding uroporphyrinogen decarboxylase, producing the protein MIRALLGDRPAQTPVWFMRQAGRSLPEYRALRSQGTMLEACLDPALASEITLQPVRRHGVDAAIFFSDIIVPLALLGIDVEIAAGRGPVFSRPLHTAADIARTVAIDPASLTERGGAIADAVARTTAMLAEESERRGEPLPLIGFAGAPFTLAAYLVEGGPSKDHMAARRLIHTDRPAWDDLTSWLAEVTGRFLALQIEAGASAGQLFDSWAGGLHPDDYRDAVLPSSVAALAHARGLSLPDGVDRLPLVHFGVGTGEILADMATPDIDALGVDYRVPLDEARRRIGRDLTLQGNLDPALLFAPEATRTAAVHRILEAGRAARAHVFNLGHGVPMDADPDAITSVVRTVHDWRAP; encoded by the coding sequence CTGATCCGGGCGCTGCTCGGCGACCGGCCCGCGCAGACCCCCGTCTGGTTCATGCGCCAGGCCGGAAGGTCTCTGCCGGAGTACCGGGCGCTGCGATCGCAGGGGACCATGCTCGAAGCCTGCCTCGACCCCGCGCTGGCCAGTGAGATCACCCTGCAGCCGGTGCGTCGCCACGGCGTCGACGCCGCCATCTTCTTCAGCGACATCATCGTGCCGCTGGCGCTCCTCGGCATCGACGTCGAGATCGCGGCCGGCCGCGGCCCGGTGTTCTCGCGCCCCCTCCACACCGCGGCGGACATCGCCCGGACGGTCGCGATCGATCCGGCGAGCCTGACTGAGCGGGGCGGTGCCATCGCGGATGCCGTGGCGCGCACGACGGCGATGCTCGCAGAGGAGTCCGAGCGTCGCGGTGAGCCGCTGCCGCTCATCGGATTCGCCGGTGCGCCCTTCACCCTGGCGGCCTACCTCGTCGAAGGCGGACCGTCGAAGGACCACATGGCCGCGCGGCGGCTCATCCACACCGACCGACCCGCCTGGGACGACCTCACCTCGTGGCTCGCGGAGGTCACCGGCCGGTTCCTCGCCCTGCAGATCGAGGCGGGCGCGAGCGCCGGTCAGCTGTTCGACTCGTGGGCGGGGGGTCTGCACCCGGACGACTACCGGGACGCCGTCCTGCCCTCGTCGGTGGCGGCGCTCGCCCACGCGCGCGGCCTGTCCCTGCCCGACGGCGTGGACCGGCTCCCGCTCGTCCACTTCGGCGTGGGCACCGGAGAGATCCTCGCCGACATGGCGACGCCCGACATCGATGCGCTCGGCGTCGACTACCGCGTCCCCCTCGACGAGGCGCGTCGTCGGATCGGCCGCGACCTGACCCTGCAGGGGAACCTCGACCCCGCACTGCTGTTCGCGCCCGAGGCGACCCGCACGGCCGCAGTGCACCGGATCCTCGAGGCCGGCCGCGCCGCTCGCGCGCACGTCTTCAACCTCGGGCACGGTGTCCCGATGGATGCCGATCCTGACGCGATCACCTCGGTCGTCCGCACCGTCCACGACTGGCGGGCACCGTGA